The genomic window AAAATCGTTTCTGGGGTAGTGGCAAAATTTCCAGAGTCAGAGCGTCAGGTTTTAGAACCGCAGGGCATTCTTTCGATTTTAGTCTTGCCGATGATTGTTAATGACAAGTTCTTTGGCTTTATTGGCTTTGATAATTGCTATGAAGCTCGCCCCTGGGCTTCATCAGATGTGGATATTCTCCGAGCGGCAGCAACGGCAATATCTATGTACCAACAACGCAGACTTGCGGAGTTGGCGCTGCGGGAGAGTGAGGAACGGTTCCGGCAGCTGGCAGAAAATATTGATGAGGTGTTCTGGATGACTAACCCTGATAAAACCCAGATTATCTACATTAGTTCTGCATTTGAGAAGATTTGGGGGCGCACCTGCGAGAGTTTGTATAACAATCCTAAATATTGGGTGGAATCAATCCATCCAGAGGATCGCGATCGCATCGTTGCTCTCATTCGTAACAATCCCCAACGGACTTTAAACGAAGAATATCGAATTGTGCGCCCCGATGGTTCGGTTCGCTGGGTCTGGGATCGCGCCTTTCCCATCCGGAACGCCGCCGGAGAAATCTGCCGCATCACCGGACTTGCAGAAGACATCACCGAACGCAAGTCAGCACAGCAGACTCTTTTACGCATCAGCGCCGCTGTGGAAAAATCCAGCGATGCTATCGGGATATCTGGTGTAAATGCTGAACCCATCTATATCAATGAAGCTTTTCGCAACTTATTCGGCTACTCCTTGGATGAATTAGACACCTCTGGAGGTCTAGCGCTACTGTTCACCCAAAAAGCAGTTAACCAAGAGGTGTTCGCCACCGTCAACGGCGGTAAATCTTGGAGAGGTGAAGTAGAGATGCGATCGCGTAGCGGCTGCATCATCCAAATTTCCCTTCGTACAGATGCCATCAAAGATACTTCCGGTCAAGTTGTTGGGTCAATTGCCATCTTTACTGATATCACCGAACGCCTGCAAGCCGAGCAAGCACTACGGGAGAGTGAGGAGAAGTATCGCAATCTTGTCGAACAAACCAACGATTGGGTGTGGGAAATTGATAGCAATGGTGTCTTTACCTACGTCAGCCCAAAAGCCTCTGACATTGCAGGCTATCAAGTTGGGGAAATTCTTGGTAAGACTACTTTCAATTTTATGTCGCCGGATGAGGCAAAGCGATTTCAGTCAGTTCTCAACTACTTTGTTTCTGCACAGCAACCCTTCTCCAATCTAGAAAAAACTGTAATTCACAAAAACGGTCACTCAATTGTTTTAGAAAGCAGCGGTTCGCCTGTTTTTGAAAGCCAAGGTGTACTGCAAGGTTATCGCGGCATAAGTCGCGACATCACTGAGCGCAAAAAAGCCGACTCAGAAATCCGTTCATCACTGGAAAAAGAAAAAGAACTCAACGAACTAAAATCTCGCTTCGTCTCAATGGTTTCTCATGAGTTCCGTACTCCCCTAAGCACTATTTTGCTTTATACAGAATTGTTAGAACACTATCACCATAAGTGGGATGAGGAGCAAAAACGCCAGTATTTTCTCCGCATTCAAACTGCCATTAAAAATATGACCAATCTGCTAAATGATGTTTTAATTATCGGGAAATCCGAAATTGGAAAACTAGAATTTAGCCCAATTTTTTTAAATATAGATGTTTTCTGCCGCAACTTGGTGAGCGAAATGCAACTAACAGCAGGTAGTCAACAAACTATTATGTTGCAAAGCTCTAGCTGCTTTCAAAAAGTTTATGTAGATGAACAACTTTTGCGGCAAATTTTTACAAACTTACTTTCAAATGCTCTGAAATATTCTCCCCAAGGAGGTGTAATTAATTTTTCCTATTATTTTCAAAATGAAAAGTTAGTTTTTGAAGTGCAAGATGAGGGCATCGGTATTCCCATAGAAGACCAACAACATTTATTTGAAAGCTTCCATCGCGCTACTAATGTAGGTACTATTCCCGGCACTGGATTGGGGCTGGCGATAGTTAAAGAATGTGTTAAATTACACCAAGGAGAAATTAGCGTAAACAGTCAATTAGGGTTAGGCACGAAGTTTGTAGTCAAGTTGCCATATCAATAAAAACTTAACAGGGTCAGGGAGAAACCGGCAAAAATGAACAAGATTTTAGTTATTGAAGATGAAGAACCAGTTTTAGCTGGAATGAGCGCCCTTTTAATAGCTGAGAATTTCGATGTAATAGGCGCAGAAAATGGTAAACTTGGGGTAAAGCTGGCACTCAAAAACCAACCAGAGTTAATTATTTGTGATGTCACAATGCCGGAACTGGATGGATACGGTGTATTGAGAGAACTGCGTCAAAATCCAGCCACGGCTATGATTCCTTTTATTTTTCTAACTGCAAAATCTACCAAATCCGATCTGCGTCAGGGTATGGAACTGGGGGCTGATGATTATCTTACCAAACCGTTTACCAGAGATGAATTATTGGGCGCGATCGCTGCTAGATTCAAAAAACAAACAGTAATGTTTGAACATTACTCAACTGAATTAAAACATACAGAAGAAAAAGTCAATCACCTGGTATATTACAATAACTTGACCGACCTGCCCAATCGCTTGTCACTACAAGAACAGTTCCATCAAGTGATTGCTCATATAGACAAATTACCAAGCCAATCTTCTATTAGTATTCTCTCTATTAGTTTAGATAGATTTAGCCGCGTCAACGACTCTTTAGGCTATACACTAGGCGACTTGCTACTTAAGTCTGTAGCCGAACGCCTGACAATGTGTGTTAGTAGCGGCGACTTTGTTGCTCACTTGCAAGCCGATATATTTGCAATTATTCTTCTAACTGATGACACAAAATCAGATGTTGGCGTTATCCACGACATTTTAAATACAATTTCTCAACCTTTCATGCTGGAGGGTCACGAAGTCTTTATCACCTCCAGCATTGGCATCTCGTGCTATCCGTCGGATGGTGGTGACATTGACACTTTAATTAAAAATGCTTCTCTAGCAACATTCGGGGCTAAAAAGCAAGGGGGAAATACTTATCAGTTTTACACATCAGATATGCAGGCTGACTCTGTCGATCAATTGACCCTAGAATCTAGCTTGCGCCGTGCCTTAGAACGAGAAGAATTTCAGGTATACTATCAGCCGCAAGTCGAATTAAAAACCGGAAAGATTGTTGGGATAGAAGCGTTAATACGTTGGCAACATCCAGAACTAGGGCTAATTTCTCCGGCAACATTTATACCATTGGCAGAAGAAACAGGCTTGATTATGCCCATTGGCGAATGGGTTTTAAAAACTGCTTGCGCTCAAACTCAAGCATGGCAAACCGCTGGTTTTTCTTCTTTACGAGTAGCAGTTAATTTGTCATGCAGACAATTCAATCAAGAAAACTTGGGTGAGAGTATAGTCGAAATTTTAAATAACACAGGTCTGGCTCCGCAATTTTTAGAATTAGAAATTACTGAAAGCGTACTAACCCAAAATGAATCAGCAGCTATCAAGACATTAAATAAGTTGAAGCTTTTAGGAATCGAAATATCTATTGATGATTTCGGGACTGGATATTCTTCTTTAAGTTATCTCAAAAAATTTCCTTTTTCTACTTTAAAAATAGACCAGAGTTTCATCCGGAATATTAACACTGATGCTAGATGTAAAAACATCACTATGGCAATTATTCAAATGTCACAAAAATTGAATTTAAAAGTGATTGCTGAGGGAGTAGAAGCGGCAGAAGAAGTATCTTTTCTTTGCCAACATAATTGTGATGAAGTCCAAGGATATTTGTTTTGTCGCCCTGTACCACCGGAAGAATTGGAAAAACTACTGTGGAAAGGTAAGAAACTGCCGATTCCTATTTTAATTTAAGGAGATTCCTAATAGCAATTAGCTATTAGGAATTAGCAATAACAACTTTATTTCGTCCGTGTCGTTTGGCTTCGTAGAGTGCTTTGTCTGCGGCTTCATTGAGTTGCGTCGCATCAACCACACTGGGAAAAACAGCAACACCACAGCTAAAAGTGACGGAAAATTCAGCCCCTTCAGACTGTTGCCGAACTTTGGCAAAGCCTTCCCGGATGCGATTGAGCACCTTGACTGCTGTTAGACCATCTGTATGCGGCAAGATGATAGCAAATTCTTCACCGCCGTAACGACCAGTAATATCAGTTTTACGCAAACGCTGCTGCAATAGACGGGAGAGACTTTTCAAAACGCGATCGCCTGTCAAATGCCCATAGGTATCATTAACTGACTTAAAATCATCAATATCAATCATGGCAAAGGCGACTGTGGTATTTTCCCGGCTAGCCCGTTGCACTTCAATACTTAATTGCTCTTTGATAGTCGTATGATTAAGTAGCCCCGTCAAACTATCGCGCACCATCACAGAACGTAAAAGACGCGATCGCTGCACTCGCGGCATCACCGACGCCACGAGATGGTGTGGCAAAATTGGCTTAGTCAAAAAATCGTCCCCGCCTAGCTGAATCGCCGTCAGCTGCTTATTAAAATCAGTCTCTACCGAGAGAAACACAATCGGAATCCCCATATAAGCAGGTTGCTGACGGATCACCGATGCCAATTCCAAGCCATCGCAACCCGGCATATACATATCCATCAAAATCAAATCCGGTCTAAACTCAATCAAAGGCTGCATCACCTGCAAAGGATCAGCGATCGCTACCGTCATCATCCCCGCCTGCTCTAAAGTTAAGCTATAGAAAGTAGCCAAAGACGCATCATCGTCAACAATTAAAATTCGATACGGTTCTGGGGTTTGCGGTGCCGTCAGCGAATCCAAAGCATCAATCAACTCTCCGATATTAATCGGCTTAGGGAAATATGCCTTCCCACCTGCCCTCACTGCCTGCAAACGCGCTGTCAGATCGTTTCTGCAAGAGATAAATACAACTGGCAAAGGTTGTTCGCGCCCTTTCTGGATTTGGGTGATAGTTTTCGGGCCTGCCAAATTGTCTTCAGGGAACACCACATCCATGATGACTGCTGCTGGGGGTGTTTGAGCGATCGCGTCCTGAAGTTCAACAAACTCGTTAAAGGCGCGAACATCATAACCAAAACAACCGATTTGCAACACTAAATCCTGTGACAAAAGTGGATCGTCTTCAACCAGAAAAATCAGCCGATTGTCTGACTCCGGTAGGGGAGGAAGTGTCAGCGGCAGGTTTACCGACAATTCTTGAGTGGACAGTAAACAAATTTCACTCGCCGCGTGTTTCAATACCCCTAGCAGCACCAAAATTTGTGCTTGCTGTTCCGAAGTTGGCAAATCCCCACATTCCAGCATCGCTTTGAAAACAAGTTCCAATGTTCGGGCGGCATTGCCTAACGTTAGAAAGCCAAATGTAGCGCCCGATCCAGCCAGACGGTGTGTTAAGTTGTGCAGCGTTACCAAAAGTGAGGAAGCTTCGGAGAGGGGCAGAGGCGGTGAGGCGGTGATGGGGTGATGAGGTGAAAAGAGGAATTTAGTATTATCTTTTCCCACTCTCCCACTCTCCCCCTCCTCCACTGCGATACTCTTTTCCAAACTTGCAAGCAGCTGATTCCACATAGCTTCAATCTGCTCAACTCGACTTGGTAGTTGCTGCGTGTAAGCAATACGTAAGGCGTTTAGTTGTTCTTGTGGATTTTTCACAGAATTAAACATGGTACTGAGACCACAAGCGATTAAGAGTTGCAGAAAGAGTCATCGGGTCAAACGGCTTTGCAATTACATCCAAAACGCCGAGTTGTTTATAGGAAGCTACTTCGTGAGTTTGAACTTTGGCAGTCAAAAAAATCACAGGAGTAGTTAAAGTTTCTCTTAGTTCGCGCAGAGCCTTTAGCGTACTAATACCGTCCATACCCGGCATCATCACATCAAGCAGAATCAAATCTGGGGCAAAAGTTGGCGCGGCTTGAATTGCTTCACTGCCAGAACTACATATTTGCACAGTAAAACCGCCGACAGCCTGCAAACCCAAGCTGGCAACAGTTTGGATATCTGGGTCATCTTCCACAAACAAAATCCGGTTTAGAGGTGGGGTAGACAAAGCGTTTCTCTAAGTTGTACTTCCAAAAAAGAGTCTGCTGAAGAAAACAAATTAAAAATTTAAGAGTTTCTTGGCGATTTTTAATTTGCATTTCTAATGTGGCATTTCGTCAGCGTAACTGGCTACGGTTATTTAAGGGTATTTATCGAGTCACTGCGCCCAATTAAGGATTTGATGGTATCCAGCAGTTGCTGATTTGAGGTGCGGGATTTTACGAGTGCCGCAGCCACATGATTCGCGGCTTCAATACCAACTGTATTGGCAGAGAAAACCACTGCTGGAATTGGGACGCGAGCCTGATTGTTTAGGTAAGGTAGCAACTCCAGACCAGAACCATCAGGTAAACTTAGGTCTAGAATAACCAGGTCGTAAGTATTTGTCCGTAGCTTGTGTTTTGCCTCCTGAAGATTCTTAGCTGAGTCAATTTCGGCTAGGGTCTGCAAAATTTTTGAGACGACTTGGGTTAAATCCGGATCGTCCTCTACGTACAAAATTTGTAGCTGGGTGCCAGTTTGTTGTCGCACTGCTTGCCGGACTGCTGCCATCAATCGCTGTTGATCGATTGGTTTATCCAGCCAGTCTATCACCGCCAAGCCGCCGCCGTTGAATTCCTGCCGCCCTTGCTGCGCCTTGGCAGAAACCACAACAATTGGCAGGCTGTGGGTGTTTTGCGCCTCCCGCAACTCGCGGATCAATGAAATACCGTCTTGACCGGGTAATGCCAGATCCACTGTCATTGCTGCATAGCGGTTTTGGCCCAGTAGCTGCTTGGCTTGTGCTGCACTATAAGCGATATCTGCGCTCAAACCCTCTTGCTTTAGCATTAGCCAGAGCAATTGGGCAATATCCGGGTCGTCTTCACACACTAAGATGCGGAGGCTGTCAGATGAGTTTGAGCTGGATACAATTGGCACAAGTGCATCCTGCCATTCTGGTAAGTCAAAATAGAAGGTGCTGCCGACATTGGTAGTGGTGGTAAAGCCAATTTGTCCGCCGAGTTTTTCGACAATCGCTTTGCAAATGCTCAAACCCAAGCCAGTTCCGCCCTTTTGACGGGTATCTGAGGAATCAGCTTGGGCAAACTTCTTAAAGATCCGGGAACGAAATTCTTCGGGGATGCCCGTACCTTGGTCGGTGATGGCAACGCGAATGAAGGAGGAAGAAGGCAGGAGGCAATAGGTAGGATAAATATTATCAGTTGCCAATAAGTCTGGACTTCTATCTTCTGGGTTTAAGCGGGAGACACAGACTTTGACTTGGCCATTGGGGGGAGAGAATTTGGCGGCGTTGGAGAGCAGGTTAGTGATCACCTGCATCAAGCGATCGCGATCTACATTCACCATAGCATCCGTTAGTTGCGGCTCCAACACCAACTGCACGCCAAACTGTTCGCTATAGCCACGATTCACGTCTATTGCCTGCTGCACTAATGGCATCAGCTCCAGCGGCGTAAGATGGAAATCCATTTTACCGGATTCAATCTTTTCGATATCCAAAATGTCATTGATCAGCAGGATCAGACGTTCGCTATTTTTATAAGCAATGTCTACCAAGGCTTTCGCCTGTGGGGGAATTTCACCTGCCACGCCGCCACTAATTAAACTCAAAGAACCGCGAACTGAAGTTAGCGGCGTTCGCAATTCATGGCTAACAATTGAGACAAATTCGTTTTTCAATCGCTCTACCTCCTTGCGCTCAGTAATATCGCGCACAATTGCCAGCACTTCATCCGGGCCATTGACTACAACTCTAGCCTCATAAGTCTCAATCTTTTTGCCTTTAGGCATTTGATATTCAAACACTTGTGCTTTGTTGGTGGAAAGAGCGATCGCGCTATAGTGTAAAGCAGCTTGAGCTACACTCATGGGCAAAACATCATAAATATTTTTGCCAACAACAGCATCAGCACTCATCTCCATAGGATCGTTCTTAGCGGCTTTGAAATCTAGAAAAATGCCCTCTTTGTTCATGCGATACATCGCATCTGGAATAGCGTCTAGAAGGGCGCGGGTTTTCGCCTCGCTTTCGCGTAACACTTCGCTTTGGCGCAAGGCTTCCTCAGCGGCTTTGCGTTCAGTAATGTCCTTCATAAAGCAGTGATGTCCGATAAAACGCCGTTGCGAATCGTAAGCACAGATCATCACTAATTGCTTATAAAAAATAGAGCCGTCTTTACGCACACCCCTGGCTTCAGCTTCTACCTTGCCATCTTTGAGCATTTGTTCATAGGCAGCTATCATCTTTTCTACATCTTCAGGATGTACAGTTAAGGGCCATTCCATACCAATCATTTCTTCTGGTTGGTATCCAGCAGCGCTGGCGTAGGCTCGGTTGACAGCCAGGTAGCGCCCTTGCGTGTCTAAGCGCGAGATCCCTTCAACGGCATTTTCCAGGGCAGATCCTAAATCGCGTAATTCTGCCTCAGCAGCTTTGCGCTCAGTGATATCAAAAATCGCCCCATCAAGGCGAATTAATTCTCCTTCCTTATTAAGGATACCCTGACCTTTTTCATAAACCCATCTGACAGTTTCATCAGCTCGAATAACCCGATACTCGATAATGTAAGGCTGTTTTGCTGACACACCTTCTAAAATAGTTTTCTCCACCATCGCCACGTCTTCGGGATAGATAATGCTGGCAAAGGTGCGTACTTGATTGTTAATAAAGTCACTAGCCGGATAGTCAGAAATCCCGGCGATCGCATCACTGATAAACTCCATTGTCCAGTTAGCATCACAGGCGCAGCGGTAAACAGCACCAGGAATATTAGCAACTAGGGTTCGGAATCTTTCTTCCCTTTCCTGTATAGATGCGTTTAACTGTATCTGTACTGTCTCGGCTTGCTTGCGCTCGTTGATATCGTGGAAATAAACTGATAAACCATCGGCATAGGGATAAGTTCGCACCTGATACCAGGTGTTTAATGGTGAATAAAATTCCTCAAACTCAACCGTGACTTGTTCGGTAGCAGCTTTGTGATACTGCGAGTAGAACTTGGAGTTAACAGCCTCTGGAAATTCATCCCATATATTTTTGCCAATTAACTCATCCTTGGTTCTCAACAAAAGCTGCTCGGCTCGTGAATTTATGTAGGTGAACCGCCACTCCCGATCTAAGGAAAGAAAGGCATCGTTGATGCTTTCTAATATCTTGTTGATTTGCTGGTTAGACTTGTGCAAATCCTCTTCAGCTTGTTTACGTCTTGTGATATCTCGGAAGTACCAAATTCTGCCATAATTGTCTCCTTCTGGGGAAAGCACCGCTGATGAGTAACGGTCAAAAACGCGCTCATCATTTAAGGAAATTTCATCGCGGCTAGATTCAGTTGGATGAGCATATAAATACTCGACTTTGGCAATAAACTCTTGTGGCTGCACCAGGGTTGAGAGTACATAGCCTAGCAGTTGTCTGTCGTCCCCAGACTTCATCACCTCGTCGGGGATTTGCCACAATTCTTTGAAGCGACGATTGTAGGAGGCGACTTTTCTGTTCTCGTCTATCACCAAAATGCCATCGAGGGCTGCTTCTTGCTGCGCCTTCAGAAGTGAATTAGTGCGTCGCAAGCTTTCTTGAGCTTGCTGGCGTTCGGTGATGTCGGTAGAGATACCGCAGACTGCATAAGGGACACCAGTAGCATCCTGTAGGGGAAACTTGACTGAAAGGTAGCTGTGTAAAACACCTTCGACAGGTGCGACTTCTTCCAACTCTATCGGAGTTCCAGATGCGATTACTTGCTGGTCGGTGATATGAAAAGCGTCAGCTACTTCTTTGGGAAAAATTTCGTGGTTGGTTTTGCCGACTATCTGCTCTCGGTCGAGGTGGAATAGGGTTTGGAATAGACGGTTGACCAAAATAAATCGTCCTTCCCTATCCTTGACGTAGATCATGGCGGTGGAGTTATCTAAAATTGCTTGTAGTCGCTCCTCGCTAACGCGCAATGCTGTTTCGGCGGATTGAGTACGAGCGAGTTCAGCTTGCAGCTGCTCGAAAAGGTTAGCTTGCTGAATAGCGATCGCTAGTTGTACGGAAAGCTGCTTGAGAAATTGTACTTCCCAGTTTTGCCATTGTCTGGTTCCATGACAGTGATGGACAATTAGCAGTCCCCATAATTTGGAGTTTGAAGGTTTAACAGTTGCAAGGTTGGAAGTAGAACCATTTTCCCACCTTCCCTGATGCCAACGAGAATCCCTGCTCAATGTGGCAACGCTTTCTTGGAAAATCGGCACTACCAGATTGGCTCTGACCTGAAACCGCTCTAGCAATTGAATATGAGGCTGTTCTAAACCCGCTGTGTAAATATCTTCAATAGCTTGAATCTCACCTGTGAGGTACGGGGTGGCAAGAGGATCACTAAAATTGGATAAGCTGGTGCGATCGCATGACTGGTAATTTTCCTGAATATTGATGCCTAATGTTGATGAAACCCCGATACCCAGCGATTCCACAACTACAGTACCACTCCCATCTGGCTCAAAGCGGTAAATAGCTGCTCGGTCGGCATGGAGAGCTTGTCGAACTTCCGCTACAGTGGTGTTGAGGACATCTTCTAGTTTCAAGGATTGGCGAATTCGCTCTTGCATTGCTCCTAAAAGCAATTCCCGTTGCAAGAGTTGCCGTAAGGCTGCTTCAGCTTCCACCCGGTAGGTGATGTCTGTTTGGATACCAATAAAGTTTGTCAGTTTGCCTTGGGGATTGCGTACCGGGGAAATCCGGAGTTCGTTCCAGAAAAGGGTGCCATCTTTGCGATAATTCCGCAAGACTGCACT from Funiculus sociatus GB2-C1 includes these protein-coding regions:
- a CDS encoding EAL domain-containing response regulator — protein: MNKILVIEDEEPVLAGMSALLIAENFDVIGAENGKLGVKLALKNQPELIICDVTMPELDGYGVLRELRQNPATAMIPFIFLTAKSTKSDLRQGMELGADDYLTKPFTRDELLGAIAARFKKQTVMFEHYSTELKHTEEKVNHLVYYNNLTDLPNRLSLQEQFHQVIAHIDKLPSQSSISILSISLDRFSRVNDSLGYTLGDLLLKSVAERLTMCVSSGDFVAHLQADIFAIILLTDDTKSDVGVIHDILNTISQPFMLEGHEVFITSSIGISCYPSDGGDIDTLIKNASLATFGAKKQGGNTYQFYTSDMQADSVDQLTLESSLRRALEREEFQVYYQPQVELKTGKIVGIEALIRWQHPELGLISPATFIPLAEETGLIMPIGEWVLKTACAQTQAWQTAGFSSLRVAVNLSCRQFNQENLGESIVEILNNTGLAPQFLELEITESVLTQNESAAIKTLNKLKLLGIEISIDDFGTGYSSLSYLKKFPFSTLKIDQSFIRNINTDARCKNITMAIIQMSQKLNLKVIAEGVEAAEEVSFLCQHNCDEVQGYLFCRPVPPEELEKLLWKGKKLPIPILI
- a CDS encoding GGDEF domain-containing response regulator, with translation MKNPQEQLNALRIAYTQQLPSRVEQIEAMWNQLLASLEKSIAVEEGESGRVGKDNTKFLFSPHHPITASPPLPLSEASSLLVTLHNLTHRLAGSGATFGFLTLGNAARTLELVFKAMLECGDLPTSEQQAQILVLLGVLKHAASEICLLSTQELSVNLPLTLPPLPESDNRLIFLVEDDPLLSQDLVLQIGCFGYDVRAFNEFVELQDAIAQTPPAAVIMDVVFPEDNLAGPKTITQIQKGREQPLPVVFISCRNDLTARLQAVRAGGKAYFPKPINIGELIDALDSLTAPQTPEPYRILIVDDDASLATFYSLTLEQAGMMTVAIADPLQVMQPLIEFRPDLILMDMYMPGCDGLELASVIRQQPAYMGIPIVFLSVETDFNKQLTAIQLGGDDFLTKPILPHHLVASVMPRVQRSRLLRSVMVRDSLTGLLNHTTIKEQLSIEVQRASRENTTVAFAMIDIDDFKSVNDTYGHLTGDRVLKSLSRLLQQRLRKTDITGRYGGEEFAIILPHTDGLTAVKVLNRIREGFAKVRQQSEGAEFSVTFSCGVAVFPSVVDATQLNEAADKALYEAKRHGRNKVVIANS
- a CDS encoding response regulator is translated as MSTPPLNRILFVEDDPDIQTVASLGLQAVGGFTVQICSSGSEAIQAAPTFAPDLILLDVMMPGMDGISTLKALRELRETLTTPVIFLTAKVQTHEVASYKQLGVLDVIAKPFDPMTLSATLNRLWSQYHV
- a CDS encoding PAS domain S-box protein gives rise to the protein MNHIDNQELLQKFIQRSPAAIAMFDHEMRYLLCSDRWRTDFRLSGDISQRSLYETFKEVPESWNDQLLTIEKGDEEFIRRLDGTGDWVKWEAQPWTTSAGEIGGIIIFTEILSSRKWAKSALRQREQNFQLLVEGVKDYAIIKLDTNGHVVSWNAGAERIKGYQLEEIVGQHFSYFYPPEEIELGKPEQNLELAAKLGRCEKEGWRVRKDGTRFWANVVITALHDREGNLRGFSKVTQDITERKQQEESLRLLERAIASSSNGIAISDTTQPDNPIIYVNPRFEQMTGYAAAEVIGINCRFLQGTDTNQLAIAQLRMAIAEGRECSAVLRNYRKDGTLFWNELRISPVRNPQGKLTNFIGIQTDITYRVEAEAALRQLLQRELLLGAMQERIRQSLKLEDVLNTTVAEVRQALHADRAAIYRFEPDGSGTVVVESLGIGVSSTLGINIQENYQSCDRTSLSNFSDPLATPYLTGEIQAIEDIYTAGLEQPHIQLLERFQVRANLVVPIFQESVATLSRDSRWHQGRWENGSTSNLATVKPSNSKLWGLLIVHHCHGTRQWQNWEVQFLKQLSVQLAIAIQQANLFEQLQAELARTQSAETALRVSEERLQAILDNSTAMIYVKDREGRFILVNRLFQTLFHLDREQIVGKTNHEIFPKEVADAFHITDQQVIASGTPIELEEVAPVEGVLHSYLSVKFPLQDATGVPYAVCGISTDITERQQAQESLRRTNSLLKAQQEAALDGILVIDENRKVASYNRRFKELWQIPDEVMKSGDDRQLLGYVLSTLVQPQEFIAKVEYLYAHPTESSRDEISLNDERVFDRYSSAVLSPEGDNYGRIWYFRDITRRKQAEEDLHKSNQQINKILESINDAFLSLDREWRFTYINSRAEQLLLRTKDELIGKNIWDEFPEAVNSKFYSQYHKAATEQVTVEFEEFYSPLNTWYQVRTYPYADGLSVYFHDINERKQAETVQIQLNASIQEREERFRTLVANIPGAVYRCACDANWTMEFISDAIAGISDYPASDFINNQVRTFASIIYPEDVAMVEKTILEGVSAKQPYIIEYRVIRADETVRWVYEKGQGILNKEGELIRLDGAIFDITERKAAEAELRDLGSALENAVEGISRLDTQGRYLAVNRAYASAAGYQPEEMIGMEWPLTVHPEDVEKMIAAYEQMLKDGKVEAEARGVRKDGSIFYKQLVMICAYDSQRRFIGHHCFMKDITERKAAEEALRQSEVLRESEAKTRALLDAIPDAMYRMNKEGIFLDFKAAKNDPMEMSADAVVGKNIYDVLPMSVAQAALHYSAIALSTNKAQVFEYQMPKGKKIETYEARVVVNGPDEVLAIVRDITERKEVERLKNEFVSIVSHELRTPLTSVRGSLSLISGGVAGEIPPQAKALVDIAYKNSERLILLINDILDIEKIESGKMDFHLTPLELMPLVQQAIDVNRGYSEQFGVQLVLEPQLTDAMVNVDRDRLMQVITNLLSNAAKFSPPNGQVKVCVSRLNPEDRSPDLLATDNIYPTYCLLPSSSFIRVAITDQGTGIPEEFRSRIFKKFAQADSSDTRQKGGTGLGLSICKAIVEKLGGQIGFTTTTNVGSTFYFDLPEWQDALVPIVSSSNSSDSLRILVCEDDPDIAQLLWLMLKQEGLSADIAYSAAQAKQLLGQNRYAAMTVDLALPGQDGISLIRELREAQNTHSLPIVVVSAKAQQGRQEFNGGGLAVIDWLDKPIDQQRLMAAVRQAVRQQTGTQLQILYVEDDPDLTQVVSKILQTLAEIDSAKNLQEAKHKLRTNTYDLVILDLSLPDGSGLELLPYLNNQARVPIPAVVFSANTVGIEAANHVAAALVKSRTSNQQLLDTIKSLIGRSDSINTLK